In Stieleria varia, one genomic interval encodes:
- the pnp gene encoding polyribonucleotide nucleotidyltransferase, translating into MTVNKIRVERKIGRQVLSFETGQLAKQAAGAVLVQYGETVVLVAAASSDPRPGLDFFPLTCDYRERFAAAGKFPGGFLKREGRPTTKEILSSRLMDRPIRPLWPNGYKDEVQVQAMVVASDQQHDGDVLAMNGASTALHVSPLPFQGPLASVRVGKIDGELIVFPTHDELESSELDMIVSGDSKQVAMIEGFAHEMPEDEMMEAIQFAHKMIREVIALQQELYERVNPTKTPYTPPEDDGLLQRLTDAYYNDFKAAQQTSGKQDRADAVRALRDRAMGEVIPDPNADGAVCEKRFKSIWHDLEEKVVRDLILAGTRPDGRDNASLRQIVCETDLLPRVHGSAMFQRGETQALITVALGTQRDEQRVDGLQEEYSKKFMLDYNFPSYSVGECRPIRGPGRREIGHGCLAERSVAPVLPAAENFPYTIRVISDITESNGSSSMASVCGATLALMASGVPISNPVAGISIGLVRETEDKWVLLTDILGTEDHFGDMDFKIAGTQNGITGIQLDLKVTGISEDIIRATLKQSREARIEILRKMLTTIPRPRRETAPTAPRLLRTKISTDKIGALIGPGGKNIRGIQESTGCVIEVDDDGTVLVAGQDKESAAAAMRQVEACTATVQIGKIYEGTVSSIKDFGAFVEILPGRDGLCHISELSSGYISSIDKVVRVGDAMKVLVIDVDEHDRVKLSRRQALEELGEEDEIAAMVAEQGGDEGGRDRGDRGDRDGGGDGDRPRRRGGSGGGSGRRRGGNGGGGGGGRR; encoded by the coding sequence GTGACTGTAAACAAAATTCGAGTGGAACGAAAAATCGGACGCCAAGTCCTGTCGTTCGAAACCGGCCAATTGGCCAAGCAAGCGGCAGGAGCCGTGTTGGTGCAATACGGAGAGACCGTCGTGTTGGTCGCGGCCGCGTCGAGCGACCCCCGCCCCGGCTTGGATTTCTTTCCCCTGACGTGTGACTACCGCGAACGATTCGCTGCAGCCGGCAAATTCCCCGGCGGATTCCTGAAACGCGAAGGCCGTCCGACGACCAAGGAAATCCTCAGCTCCCGCTTGATGGACCGCCCGATTCGTCCTCTGTGGCCCAACGGCTACAAAGACGAAGTCCAGGTCCAAGCCATGGTGGTCGCCAGCGACCAGCAACATGACGGCGATGTCTTGGCAATGAACGGTGCCTCCACGGCGCTGCACGTCAGCCCGCTGCCCTTCCAAGGCCCCCTGGCTTCGGTACGAGTCGGCAAGATCGATGGCGAGCTGATCGTTTTCCCGACGCACGACGAACTGGAGTCCAGCGAACTGGACATGATCGTCAGTGGTGACAGCAAGCAAGTCGCCATGATCGAGGGCTTTGCCCACGAAATGCCAGAAGACGAGATGATGGAAGCGATTCAGTTCGCTCACAAGATGATTCGCGAAGTCATCGCGTTGCAACAAGAGCTGTACGAAAGGGTCAATCCGACCAAAACCCCGTACACCCCGCCGGAAGACGACGGGCTGCTGCAGCGTCTGACCGACGCGTACTACAACGATTTCAAAGCCGCACAGCAGACCTCCGGCAAGCAAGATCGCGCCGACGCCGTGCGTGCGTTGCGTGACCGTGCGATGGGCGAAGTCATCCCGGACCCCAACGCCGATGGCGCTGTCTGCGAAAAGCGTTTCAAGAGCATTTGGCACGATTTGGAGGAAAAGGTCGTCCGCGATCTGATCCTCGCCGGCACCCGTCCCGACGGACGCGACAACGCCAGCTTGCGTCAAATCGTCTGCGAAACCGACTTGCTGCCTCGCGTCCATGGTTCGGCCATGTTCCAACGCGGTGAAACTCAAGCTTTGATCACGGTCGCGTTGGGAACCCAGCGCGACGAACAACGTGTCGATGGCTTGCAAGAAGAGTACAGCAAGAAGTTCATGCTGGACTACAACTTCCCCTCCTACAGCGTCGGCGAATGCCGTCCGATCCGTGGACCTGGCCGTCGCGAAATCGGCCACGGCTGCTTGGCCGAGCGAAGCGTCGCTCCGGTCTTGCCGGCCGCAGAAAACTTTCCTTATACGATCCGCGTGATCAGCGACATCACCGAGTCCAACGGCAGCAGCTCGATGGCATCGGTTTGCGGTGCGACCCTCGCCCTGATGGCTTCGGGTGTTCCGATCAGCAATCCCGTCGCCGGTATCTCCATCGGTTTGGTTCGTGAAACGGAAGACAAGTGGGTCCTGCTGACCGACATCCTGGGAACCGAAGATCACTTCGGCGACATGGACTTCAAGATCGCCGGAACGCAGAACGGCATCACCGGAATTCAGTTGGACCTCAAGGTCACTGGGATCAGCGAAGACATCATTCGCGCAACGCTGAAGCAATCACGTGAGGCTCGGATCGAGATCTTGCGCAAGATGCTGACCACGATCCCACGTCCTCGACGCGAGACCGCTCCGACCGCGCCTCGCTTGTTGCGAACCAAGATCTCGACGGACAAGATCGGTGCCCTGATCGGTCCCGGCGGAAAGAACATTCGTGGCATCCAAGAATCCACCGGATGTGTGATCGAAGTCGACGATGACGGCACCGTGCTGGTCGCCGGTCAAGACAAAGAGTCGGCCGCAGCCGCGATGCGACAAGTGGAAGCTTGCACGGCGACGGTTCAGATCGGAAAGATCTACGAAGGAACCGTCAGCAGCATCAAGGACTTCGGCGCATTCGTCGAAATCCTGCCAGGCCGCGACGGCCTGTGCCACATCAGCGAACTGAGCAGCGGCTACATCAGCAGCATCGACAAGGTGGTCCGTGTCGGTGACGCGATGAAGGTTCTGGTCATCGATGTCGACGAGCACGATCGCGTGAAGCTCAGTCGCCGCCAAGCACTTGAGGAGCTGGGCGAAGAAGACGAGATTGCCGCCATGGTCGCCGAGCAAGGCGGCGACGAAGGTGGTCGTGACCGTGGAGACCGCGGTGACCGCGACGGTGGAGGCGACGGAGATCGTCCCCGACGCCGAGGCGGTAGCGGCGGAGGCAGCGGCCGACGTCGCGGCGGCAACGGCGGCGGTGGCGGCGGCGGTCGTCGCTAA
- a CDS encoding potassium channel family protein — protein MHSSLAKLRNGFTALVAIVVLATMGFKWIAGYGWLESLWMVVVTISTVGYSERSSASDATQILSIAVIVLGVSAAAYTFTGVIQTMLQGELDRAIGRRRMEKEIKRLSNHTIVCGFGKSGPILAQYLSSQKRQFVILEIDEDQFQQAIQLGYHAINADATDEDVLISVGIQRASSIVVALPTDAQNVFITLSARNLCPKVRIVAQAERESSSRKLRQAGADEVVMGHQMVAEYMSRLVTRPSTAHFFLSLTQSATEDFLLDELYVPDGSSVIGKTIAQLRVRDLYELLVVGIKLADDSFVFNPAGSREFAANETILVMGKQADVDHFRDKNSLLEPGIHPGCEP, from the coding sequence ATGCACTCCTCACTTGCCAAACTCCGCAACGGCTTCACCGCTTTGGTGGCGATCGTGGTCCTGGCGACGATGGGGTTCAAATGGATCGCCGGTTACGGCTGGCTAGAGTCGTTGTGGATGGTGGTCGTCACGATCTCGACAGTCGGATACAGCGAGCGAAGTTCGGCATCTGACGCGACTCAAATTCTGTCGATCGCCGTGATCGTGCTCGGTGTCAGTGCGGCGGCGTACACGTTCACCGGCGTCATTCAGACGATGTTGCAAGGTGAACTGGATCGAGCCATTGGGAGAAGACGAATGGAAAAAGAAATCAAGCGGCTGAGCAACCACACCATTGTCTGCGGGTTTGGAAAAAGCGGGCCGATCCTGGCTCAGTACCTCAGTTCACAAAAACGCCAGTTCGTAATCCTGGAGATTGACGAAGACCAGTTTCAGCAAGCCATCCAATTGGGGTATCACGCGATCAATGCGGATGCGACCGACGAAGACGTGCTGATCAGTGTGGGAATTCAACGTGCCTCCTCGATCGTGGTGGCACTGCCCACCGACGCGCAAAACGTGTTCATCACTTTGTCGGCTCGCAATCTGTGTCCCAAAGTCCGGATCGTCGCCCAAGCCGAGCGGGAATCGTCGTCGCGAAAACTACGACAGGCGGGTGCCGACGAAGTGGTGATGGGGCACCAAATGGTGGCGGAATACATGTCACGCTTGGTAACAAGACCCTCCACAGCACACTTCTTTCTGTCGCTGACCCAATCGGCAACCGAAGACTTCCTGCTGGACGAACTGTACGTTCCCGACGGAAGTTCGGTCATCGGAAAAACGATCGCCCAACTGCGAGTGCGTGACTTGTACGAGTTGCTGGTCGTCGGGATCAAATTGGCGGATGACTCGTTTGTGTTCAACCCGGCCGGCAGTCGCGAGTTCGCGGCCAACGAAACGATCCTGGTGATGGGCAAACAAGCCGACGTGGATCATTTCCGGGACAAGAACAGCCTGCTGGAACCGGGCATCCATCCCGGATGTGAACCATAG
- a CDS encoding PVC-type heme-binding CxxCH protein, with translation MQTFQGRGVMADGSQPTPPDKALDMFRLRDGFQIELMASEPNIAQPLFLSWDSRGRMWVVHYRQYQFPAGLKVIRYDQHLRAVFDRVPDPPPHGTPGKDLITVHGDPDGDGHYETHQPVISGLNIASAVQVGHGGIWVLNPPYLLFYPDANRDDVPDSDPVVHLSGFGLQDTHSIANSMMWGPDGWLYGCNGSTTTGDVSSAVTKGVRFQGQCVWRYHPKTQVFEIYAEGGGNNFSLDIDAGGRVFAGTNGGNTRGWYFPQGSYSEKNWGKHGPLTNPYAFGFFPPMKFKGDGRRFPQAFCVYEGGLYPKPYDGMILAPNAMQNLVWASQRIADGSTYRTEDETNLLESDDHWFRPVYAGVGPDGSMYMADWYDSRLSHVSPIDDWHKSSGRIYRVIPKGSSPAYDGADLHTIPLADLLTRLQHPNKWVRKRAVLELGWREERSALDTLVQQVNATQSNPGDTHGTLESLWAINLLGGLNRERAEHWISHQDPDVRRWVVRLMGDRKEPIKGLDSMAAKETNVQVRSQLAASAKRLPADAALPIIAALLRHDGDIDDPHMPLMIWWAIEAHAERWDLVREMLEAPDVWQLPLIRQVVLARLIGRYAASATPDELQWCAELLQLAPDAESKTQLLVGLSRAFEGRSIPVLPDALQAALQESQERLGQSGLVLAIRQNNDAKANEIVRTLSDRNADLTLQLKLVETLGEVPMQATQSVLIGLATGRNTIEPALQRVAIASLASYDDASIANSLIAAFGSRISDEHDLRSTACRTLASRPGWAKALLRELTEWRLRVDQVPPDVIQQLRSYDDPETVASVEKAFGKSVTTASPEKLAEIQRLQTLVADHSLQGDPAAGKLQFTQRCATCHQLFGEGQKVGPPLDGYERGSTRFWIHNMVDPSLEIREGYQSYLVLTLDGRTVTGMIAAQDETTVTLRTAKGETQKIDREKIEVLRALPASLMPDGLLKDASEQQIRDLLAYLMLGA, from the coding sequence ATGCAGACATTTCAAGGACGCGGTGTGATGGCCGATGGGTCCCAGCCGACGCCGCCAGACAAGGCCCTGGACATGTTTCGTTTGCGAGACGGTTTTCAAATCGAACTGATGGCCAGTGAACCCAATATTGCACAACCGCTGTTTCTCTCCTGGGATTCTCGCGGTCGCATGTGGGTCGTGCACTATCGACAATATCAGTTTCCCGCCGGACTGAAGGTGATCCGATACGACCAGCACTTGCGAGCCGTATTTGATCGCGTCCCCGATCCACCGCCCCACGGCACACCCGGCAAGGACTTGATCACCGTCCACGGCGATCCCGACGGTGATGGTCACTACGAAACACATCAGCCTGTCATCTCGGGACTCAACATTGCATCCGCGGTACAGGTCGGTCATGGAGGAATCTGGGTGCTCAACCCGCCGTACCTGCTATTTTATCCCGATGCCAATCGCGACGATGTGCCAGACAGTGATCCGGTGGTGCATCTGTCCGGCTTCGGGCTACAGGACACCCATTCGATCGCCAACAGCATGATGTGGGGACCCGACGGCTGGCTGTACGGATGCAACGGCAGCACCACGACCGGCGACGTCAGTTCCGCGGTGACCAAAGGCGTTCGCTTTCAAGGACAATGTGTTTGGCGTTATCACCCCAAGACACAGGTCTTTGAAATCTATGCTGAAGGCGGCGGGAACAACTTCTCTCTGGACATCGACGCCGGCGGACGCGTCTTCGCAGGGACCAACGGCGGCAACACACGCGGATGGTATTTCCCGCAAGGCAGCTACTCGGAAAAGAACTGGGGCAAGCACGGTCCGCTGACCAATCCATATGCCTTCGGATTCTTTCCGCCGATGAAATTCAAAGGCGATGGTCGCCGATTTCCTCAAGCATTCTGTGTCTACGAGGGCGGTCTGTACCCGAAACCCTACGACGGCATGATCTTGGCACCCAACGCGATGCAGAACCTCGTCTGGGCAAGCCAGCGTATCGCGGACGGTTCGACCTATCGCACGGAAGATGAAACCAATCTGCTGGAAAGTGATGACCACTGGTTCCGTCCCGTCTACGCCGGTGTCGGTCCCGATGGCTCGATGTACATGGCCGATTGGTACGACTCTCGACTCAGCCATGTCAGTCCCATCGACGATTGGCACAAATCCAGCGGCCGCATCTATCGCGTCATCCCAAAGGGCAGCTCGCCCGCGTACGACGGAGCTGACCTGCACACGATTCCTCTGGCGGACCTGCTGACTCGCTTGCAACATCCCAACAAATGGGTTCGCAAACGTGCGGTGTTGGAACTCGGCTGGCGTGAAGAGCGGTCCGCGCTGGACACGCTGGTTCAACAGGTCAACGCGACGCAGAGTAATCCCGGTGACACTCACGGAACCCTCGAATCACTTTGGGCCATCAACCTGCTGGGCGGGCTGAATCGTGAGCGAGCTGAACATTGGATTTCTCACCAGGATCCAGACGTTCGACGTTGGGTTGTGCGTTTGATGGGAGATCGGAAAGAGCCGATCAAGGGTCTTGATTCGATGGCGGCGAAGGAAACGAACGTCCAGGTCCGTAGTCAGCTCGCCGCGTCGGCGAAGCGGTTGCCCGCGGACGCAGCCTTGCCCATCATTGCCGCTCTGCTGCGTCACGATGGAGACATCGACGACCCACACATGCCGCTGATGATTTGGTGGGCCATCGAAGCGCATGCCGAGCGATGGGACTTGGTTCGCGAAATGCTGGAAGCACCAGACGTTTGGCAGTTGCCGCTGATACGGCAAGTCGTCCTCGCACGATTGATCGGGCGATATGCGGCATCCGCTACCCCGGACGAATTGCAATGGTGTGCGGAACTGCTGCAGCTCGCACCGGATGCGGAGTCCAAGACTCAACTGTTGGTCGGGTTGAGCCGGGCCTTTGAGGGCCGCTCGATCCCCGTGCTGCCGGACGCATTGCAGGCTGCCTTGCAAGAGAGCCAAGAGCGTCTGGGGCAGTCTGGACTCGTGCTCGCGATCCGCCAAAACAACGACGCCAAGGCCAACGAGATCGTGAGAACGCTCAGCGATCGTAACGCGGACTTAACGTTGCAACTCAAACTCGTCGAGACGCTTGGCGAAGTCCCGATGCAGGCAACGCAATCTGTTTTGATCGGTTTGGCGACGGGGCGAAACACAATCGAGCCCGCGTTGCAACGTGTTGCGATCGCATCGCTCGCCAGCTACGACGATGCATCGATCGCCAATTCGTTGATCGCAGCGTTCGGCAGTCGTATCTCCGACGAGCACGACCTGCGTTCCACCGCGTGTCGCACTTTGGCCAGCAGACCCGGCTGGGCAAAGGCTTTGCTACGAGAACTAACAGAGTGGCGTTTGCGAGTCGATCAAGTTCCCCCAGATGTGATTCAACAGCTGCGATCCTACGACGACCCCGAAACGGTTGCATCGGTCGAGAAAGCGTTTGGCAAGTCCGTCACGACGGCTTCGCCGGAGAAACTAGCCGAGATTCAACGACTGCAAACACTCGTTGCCGACCATAGCTTGCAAGGCGATCCTGCTGCCGGAAAATTACAATTCACACAGCGATGTGCGACGTGTCATCAGTTGTTCGGCGAAGGTCAGAAGGTCGGACCGCCGCTGGACGGTTACGAGCGCGGCAGCACGCGATTCTGGATTCACAACATGGTCGATCCGAGTTTGGAGATCCGCGAAGGATACCAGTCGTACTTGGTCCTGACCCTCGACGGTCGAACGGTGACGGGAATGATCGCCGCACAAGACGAAACGACGGTGACGTTGAGGACGGCCAAAGGGGAAACGCAAAAGATCGATCGCGAAAAGATCGAAGTCCTGCGTGCGCTGCCTGCCTCGTTGATGCCCGACGGGCTGCTCAAGGACGCCAGCGAGCAACAGATCCGCGACCTGCTGGCGTACCTGATGTTGGGTGCGTGA
- the rpsO gene encoding 30S ribosomal protein S15, whose translation MTISKQRKAEVIQEHGTKDADTGSPEVQIAILTERINGLTEHMRTHRKDYASRRGLLGLVSRRRRLLDYVRGEDPQRYLDIIGKLGIRK comes from the coding sequence ATGACGATTTCGAAGCAGCGTAAGGCTGAAGTGATCCAAGAACACGGGACAAAGGACGCCGATACCGGTTCGCCAGAGGTTCAGATCGCTATTTTGACCGAGCGAATCAACGGATTGACCGAGCACATGCGGACTCACCGCAAGGACTACGCCTCCCGCCGAGGTTTGCTCGGTTTGGTCAGCCGTCGTCGACGGTTGCTCGATTACGTGCGGGGTGAGGACCCGCAACGGTATCTCGATATCATCGGGAAACTGGGCATCCGAAAATAG
- the cysC gene encoding adenylyl-sulfate kinase: MTTDPGDIVWHDHSVSRESREARLGQRGVVVWLTGLSGCGKSTIANALDRQLNEQGRATMLLDGDNIRHGLCAPPAALVQEHGQEFADRFGLGFGATDREENIRRIGSVASLMASAGLITLTAFVSPYRADRDRVRGIVTAAGRDTDFVEVFVDTPLEICESRDPKGLYKKARAGEIKHFTGISDPYEAPREPEIHLRGGDDRTPDQQAAEIRQWLAERGVLG; this comes from the coding sequence ATGACGACCGATCCCGGTGACATTGTCTGGCACGACCACAGCGTTTCGCGTGAGTCGCGCGAGGCGAGGCTGGGGCAACGGGGAGTTGTCGTCTGGCTGACGGGGTTGAGCGGATGTGGCAAGAGCACGATTGCGAACGCATTGGATCGGCAGCTCAACGAACAGGGCCGTGCAACGATGTTGCTCGATGGCGACAACATTCGGCACGGTTTGTGTGCTCCACCGGCGGCGTTGGTTCAGGAGCACGGCCAGGAGTTTGCAGACCGGTTCGGTCTGGGGTTTGGGGCGACTGATCGCGAGGAAAACATTCGCCGGATCGGCTCGGTCGCTTCGTTGATGGCGTCGGCCGGATTGATCACGTTGACTGCGTTTGTGAGTCCGTATCGTGCCGACCGGGATCGCGTGCGGGGGATCGTGACGGCGGCGGGACGCGACACGGATTTCGTAGAAGTCTTCGTCGACACCCCCCTGGAGATCTGTGAGTCACGAGACCCCAAGGGGCTCTACAAGAAGGCACGGGCGGGAGAAATCAAGCATTTCACGGGGATCAGCGATCCCTACGAGGCCCCCCGGGAGCCAGAGATTCATCTTCGCGGGGGCGATGACCGGACGCCGGACCAGCAGGCGGCGGAGATTCGCCAATGGCTCGCCGAGCGTGGAGTATTGGGCTGA
- a CDS encoding PEGA domain-containing protein, with protein MTVRTNPPGAVVSVDNQVIGISPAATPFTYYAARDIRIEKDGYRTETIRKQINPPWYQWPGIDFVAETLWPGELRDERIIDVQLVPKVVPSEEEVVGRAETLRNQSKAGIVPAQRR; from the coding sequence ATGACCGTACGGACCAACCCACCGGGCGCGGTCGTGTCGGTGGACAATCAAGTCATCGGGATATCGCCCGCTGCGACACCCTTCACATACTACGCGGCACGTGATATCCGGATTGAAAAGGATGGCTATCGCACCGAAACGATTCGCAAGCAGATCAACCCGCCGTGGTACCAATGGCCGGGCATCGATTTCGTTGCCGAAACCCTGTGGCCCGGCGAACTGCGTGATGAGCGAATCATCGACGTGCAGTTGGTCCCCAAAGTCGTCCCGAGTGAAGAAGAAGTCGTGGGACGCGCCGAGACGCTTCGCAATCAATCCAAAGCAGGAATCGTTCCCGCCCAACGACGGTGA